The following DNA comes from Tunturibacter psychrotolerans.
CCAACCCGCTCCCCGAACAAATTCCATCCTGAAAGGAACACCGCACATGGCACACATCAAACTTCCCGAAGGTCTCCCCGGCATACGCGGCGCAATGGCCTTCCGCCCCGAAACCGCAAGGCCGCTCAACGATCTTGTAGAAGTCCTTCTCCACGCCCCCAACTCCCTCACCCCCGGCGACCGCGAATTGATCGCAACCTACGTCTCCTCCGAAAACGATTGCTACTACTGTCAAACCATCCACGGAGCCATTGCGGCCGCAAGCCTCAACGGTGACGAAGCGCTCGTCAAGCAGGTGAAACACGACTTCCACAACGCCGCCATCTCCGAAAAACTAAAAGCTCTCCTCGTCATCGCAGGCAAAGTCCAGCGCGGCGGCAAGCATGTCACCACCGAAGACGTCGCAGCCGCACGCGCACAAGGCGCAACCGACATCGAGATCCACGACACCGTCCTCATCGCCGCCGCCTTCTGCATGTTCAACCGCTACGTCGACGGCCTCGCCACCATCCAGCCACGCGACGAAGCCATGTATCGCGAGCGCGGCAAGTGGATCGCCCGCGAAGGATACGTCAACGTCAGCAAAGAATATCTACCAGCCGAAACCGCACACTAAGGAGACCTCATGCCCCACATCAAACTTCCCGAAGGCTTCGCAGGAATCAGCAGCGGATTCGTCTACCGCCCCGAAACCGCCAAACCCATGCGCGAGCTAGCCCACGTTCTCCTTCACGACTCCAACTCCCTAACCCCCGCCGAGCGCGAACTCATCGCAACCTACGTCTCCAGTCAGAACGACTGCTACTTCTGCCAGACCAGTCACGCCTCAGCTGCCGCCGCGCACCTCGGAAACGATTGGGGTCTAACCGAACAGGTAAGACAAAACTACGAACAAGCCCCCGTCTCAGACAAACTGAAAGCCCTCCTCACAATCGCGGGCAAAGTCCAACAAGGCGGCAAACATGTCACCTCAGAAGACGTCGCAAAAGCCCGCGAACAAGGCGCAACCGACCTCGAAATTCACGACACCGTCTTAATCGCCGCAGCCTTCTGCATGTTCAACCGCTACGTCGACGGCCTCGCCACCTGGCAGCCCGAAGACCCCGCAATGTACGCCAAAATGGGCCAACACCTGGCCACCGAAGGCTACCTGGCCCCATCGATAAAAGCCTGACTCCAAGCCGCTACCCAGGGCATATGAGTGTCTGCTTATGGACTCCCTCGTCCATAAGAGGACACCGCTTCACCCACTGTTTCCTCTGAACACCTCCAGAAGTCCAGCAAAAACTAGGAAACAGGCATTCCGCCGTCCAACAGCTTTGGTCGCTCACATGCTCCAACTCTCTCCAGATCCAATCGGCTGCGACCTGGAGTCTGTATGAGCTCTCTCATTCAAGACATACGCCACGCAATCCGCCAGCTACTCAAAAGTCCCGGCTTCACCATCACCGCAATTCTCTCTCTCGCCTGTGGAATCGCCGCAACGTCCGCCGTCTTCAGTGTCGTGTGGGGAGTTGTGATGAACCCCTATCCCTACGCCGCACCCGATCGCATGGTGCACTTCGGCCCCTGGCGGCACCACGGGCAACGGCTACAACGGTTTGGAGATCACCGCCGCGCAATGGCAACAACTGCGCCAGCTTCCCGCAATCACTTCCTCGCCCGCGCCACCGGCACCCAGATGGGCATCGGTGCCAACTCACGTGACGAAACCCTCTACCCCATTCTGGACAAGGACGCCGACGGCCAGCCCTTCGACGGCAGCAAGAGCGAATACCCGCTGCACTCTGCAAAAGGACAGTTTCTGCCCGTCAACGCCTTCTGGTCGCTGACCATGTACGACCTCCCGAGCCAGCTTCTGGTAAAGAATTCGATCAATCGCTATCTCATCAACTCGCCGATGCTGCCGCACCTCAAGCTCGACAAAGATGGCGGCCTCACGCTCTACATCCAGGCCGACTCCCCGGGAGCAGAGAAGCAAGCGAACTGGCTGCCCGCACCGAAGGTCCCTCATGCTGACCGTCCGCTATTACTGGCCGAAGGCTGAGCTGCTCGATGGCGATTGGAAGTCGCCATCCGTGCAGCGTCTCCCATACGTGTTCGACCGAAAGGCAGAATTAGTCCTCATCGACGCGCTTCTCCTCAGCAACGATAAAGAAGGCTTCTTCGATTTAGCATGGGGGCATGCAGGA
Coding sequences within:
- a CDS encoding carboxymuconolactone decarboxylase family protein encodes the protein MAHIKLPEGLPGIRGAMAFRPETARPLNDLVEVLLHAPNSLTPGDRELIATYVSSENDCYYCQTIHGAIAAASLNGDEALVKQVKHDFHNAAISEKLKALLVIAGKVQRGGKHVTTEDVAAARAQGATDIEIHDTVLIAAAFCMFNRYVDGLATIQPRDEAMYRERGKWIAREGYVNVSKEYLPAETAH
- a CDS encoding carboxymuconolactone decarboxylase family protein; this translates as MPHIKLPEGFAGISSGFVYRPETAKPMRELAHVLLHDSNSLTPAERELIATYVSSQNDCYFCQTSHASAAAAHLGNDWGLTEQVRQNYEQAPVSDKLKALLTIAGKVQQGGKHVTSEDVAKAREQGATDLEIHDTVLIAAAFCMFNRYVDGLATWQPEDPAMYAKMGQHLATEGYLAPSIKA
- a CDS encoding DUF1214 domain-containing protein; this translates as MSSLIQDIRHAIRQLLKSPGFTITAILSLACGIAATSAVFSVVWGVVMNPYPYAAPDRMVHFGPWRHHGQRLQRFGDHRRAMATTAPASRNHFLARATGTQMGIGANSRDETLYPILDKDADGQPFDGSKSEYPLHSAKGQFLPVNAFWSLTMYDLPSQLLVKNSINRYLINSPMLPHLKLDKDGGLTLYIQADSPGAEKQANWLPAPKVPHADRPLLLAEG